The Pirellulales bacterium genomic sequence ATCTTGCGCGGCGTGGTTTTAGCCGGCATCGATTCCGCTTCGTATCCGGCCGACAAACGACCCGCTCTCTGGGCGAAATTAGCCGGCCCGCTCAAGCCTGCACTGTTGAACGATCTGGCGGTCGAAGTGCCGCTGGCTGGTTTGGAGTCGAAAATCGAAGATATACTGGCTGGCCGCGTCGTAGGCCGCATCGTCGTGAAAATTTGAGCATGTACGAAGTTTTTGCACATACCGCCGATATTGGTCTGCGCGCTCGTGCCGCGACGCTAGAAGAGTTGTTCTGCGAGTCAGCCACGGGCTTGTTCGCGCTCATCGTTTCTAATCTCGACGAAGTGCAGGCCCGGGAAGAAGTACAGTTCACCCTGACAGGCCGGGCCGCGCAGTACGATTTCCTGCTGTTCGATTGGCTCAACGAACTGCTGTACACGTTCGACTCGCGGCGGCTGGTGCTTTCCAAGTTCTCTGTGCAACTTTCGTCCGCCGGTCTGCAGGCCACAGCCTGGGGGGAACCGCTTGATCCGGCGCGGCACCAACTGGAGCACGAGGTCAAAGCCATCACTTACCACGGGCTGAAAGTTGTGTCCGAGGGAAGCAGTTGGCTGGCTGAAGTGATCGTCGATATTTGAAACACATGCGTGAAATATCGGTTGTTCCGTTACCGGCGAAGGATGTTGTCAATTGTCGAAAGTTCCTGGTCGGTGAAATTGAGATGATCGAGTGCCGCGACCGCCGCTTCGATGTGCTCCACTCGGCTGGCGCCAATCACGGCCGAAGTCATCGCCGGGTCACGCAGCACCCACGCTAGCGCCAGCTGTGCCAATGTTTGGCCGCGCTTTTGGGCGATGTCGTTCAATGCCCGACCCTTCGATAACTTTTCGTCCGTCAGGTGCTCGGGCTTCAAAAAGCCGTGCGGCTTGCTGGCTCGCGAACCCGCGGGAATGCCGCCCAAATACTTATCGCTCAACAATCCCTGCGCCAGCGGCGAAAAGGCGATGCAGCCCACCCCTTCGGCCGCCAGCAAATCTAACAGTTCATCTTCCACCCACCGCTCAAACATGTTGTACTTTGGTTGGTGAATGATGCACGGCGTGCCCAGCGAACTCAAAATTTTCAAAGCCTCGCGCATCTCGGTCGGCTTGTAATTCGATACTCCCACGTATAGCGCCCGGCCGCTGCGAACAATGTGATCCAGCGCTCCCATCGTCTCCTCCAGCGGTGTGCTTGGGTCGGGCCGGTGATGATAGAAAATGTCGACATACGGCAGCCCCAGCCGCTTCAAGCTTTGATCCAAACTGGAAATCAAATACTTCCGCGTGCCCCAATCGCCGTACGGCCCGGGCCACATCGTGTACCCGGCCTTCGTGGAAATGATGATCTCATCTCGGTGCGCCCTCAACTCGCTGTTCAGTATTTTCCCAAAGTTACTTTCCGCCGAGCCGGGGGGCGGCCCGTAATTGTTCGCCAAATCGAAATGCGTAATGCCCAAATCAAACGCCCGTAACAGCGCCTTCCGGGCGTTGTCAAAGTCGTCCACACCGCCAAAGTTGTGCCACAATCCCAGCGACACCGCGGGCAGCTTCAGCCCGCTGCGTCCGCAGCGGTTGTAGCGCATGCTTGAGTAACGAGATTCGGCGGGTTGGTAACTCATATTTTTGCGTTGATGGATGATTTCAGATGAAAGATTTCAGGTGAATAATTTCAAGGGAAGCTGTGGGTTCAAATGACTCGAGTCAAACTGACCTACTGTCGGTGTTGTTGGGCGCAGCATACCAAATGAGTGGCCCAATTTTCGCGAAAAATCTGGCCGCCGCAGCGAGTTTTTCGGTCGTGGCCAGCTTAATGCTTTTTGCTCGGGTGGGTATTGCGTCTCTACATTCTGGCAGAACTATTGACTTTGACTCCTTCCGCCGGGTATCCTAATTGCAACTGCTTTGCATGATGCGTTAGGCAAATATCCGGAGTCGCCCGTACATGCTTCGTCGATTACCAGCATACCTGAGTCTGCTTTGCTATTCGGCAATTGTCCTTTGTGGGCAAGGTCTGCATGAGTTTCTCGATGACGATTGTGATCATGCAGAGCAGCCCAACCTCGTAGCGGTTGCGAGCCAACCGAGCACTTCGGCAAGCGAATCGGGCGACAGCGAATCGGGTGGCAGCGTATCGATTGGTCCCCCGCACGGACACGTTCACGATTGCGACAATTGTCCTATCTGCCAATTTCAGGCAATGGGACAGCACTTTATTGCTCCGCCACCAACTGCTGTCGGATTGGTGAAGTGCGAAATTCTGTCTGACAACTCGATTGAGTCTGTCGATTGCCCGACTCTCTACTCGTCGGCACAACCCAGGGCACCGCCGCTGGTTTAGCGGCTTCTTTATCGGGACGGCATCTACGGTTTGCTGGGCATTGGCGTAGTCGAGGCTGTGCCTCCGTGGCTTTGTCGTCCTTCATGCTCGGATTGTGATCGTCTGGTCTGCTTCTGCCTATTCACGGGTGAATACGGATAGCAGATGAACTCTCATTGGAGGACGCAATGATGAATGCGCAACTTCCTGCGCGTGGTTCTGCGCGGCTGGGCTTCACGCTGGTCGAATTGTTGGTGGTGATTGCCATCATCGGCATCTTGATTGCGCTGTTGCTGCCGGCCGTGCAGTCTACCCGTGAGGCCGCCCGAAGGGCGCAATGTTCCAGCAACATGCGGCAGGTGGGCTTGGCCATGCGCCAATTTTGCGATGTGCATCACGGCCAGTGGCCTTTGGAAACCGGCTCGGCAGGGGTCAATTCCGACCCCACGACGGGCTTGTACACGAACTGCTGGATTTACACGATCACGCCGTTCATGGAGGACGTGGATGCTATCCGCATTTGTCCAGACGATCCCAACGGAGATGCCCGCCGCGCCGCAAAGATGACCAGCTACGTGCTAAACGATTACCTGTCGACCGAGGCGCCGCCAGGGCAGCAATTCCTGAACGCCTGGAAGCTGAAGGCGAGCTCGAAGACGATTGTGATGTTCGAAGCCTCGAACGCCAATGCGGTCGATCTGACGAAGGATCACATCGATTGCTACAAGTGGCTCCTCAAGTCGACGATTTTGCAAGGACAAGTTTGGGACAAGATCACTGGCGATGTGCAGGTGGATCGGCACGGCGGCATGAATTATTTGCCGCTCAATAATAACGATCCGCGGCGCATCGGCGGCGGCGGAGCGAACTATCTGTATGCCGATGGCCATGTGGATTTTGTGAGCGAAGTTCAGGTTTTCACCTGGGCCAATTCGCTCTTTAACTTCGCCATCCCCCCGGACAATTGAACGAGGCAATCGCTTATTTTCATTCCGAGTTGAACAACATGCTTGAAAGGAACTCCTATGCGACGGTCCGTAATTTTGTTTTTTGCGATATTGGTTTGCGTTTTGAGTGGGAAGGTGTTGCCAGCGGCGCGTGCCGATTTTGATGTTTCGCCACGCGTAGAAGGCGGCGCGATTGTCACCTATGGCTACGACGACGAAGCGCCGCCAGCCGATGCGTTAACGCCGATCCCACCCCGGGTGTTCGAATTCGACATGGACGATCCGGGTCCGAACATCACCAGCGACCCAGGCTTCCATGCGCTGGCCGTTGGCAGTGGATTCACGCCCAGCGGCTTGCCCAATGGAAGCTGGCTGAGCTTTGACGTACTCAGCAACTTGCAGTATTGGAACGGCTCGTCGTTTGTCGCAGCGGACCCGGGGAACACGTTGTTTTTGCAACTTGGCGGCAGTTTTGTGAGCGTAACATCAGCCACGGGGACTCAACCTGGATTTTTAATTGGCCAGGTGGGGGGCACCTTCACGCCGCCGGACACATTTTCTGCGGGCGACGAAGGACTGCACGTGCATTTGCAGTCTTCCATCGTTTTTGGACCTATGGACACCGGCCTGCCAAACCCCGCCGGCATTTACATGTTCGAAATGGATTTAAAGTTGTTGAATTCCGACGGCGTTACGCCGTACGCGGGCATCAGCAATTCGCTGCCGTTTTGGGTGATCTACGATCCCGATCTGGCTGACCCCAACGATCCGGTCGATGCCGCGGTGGCTTACCAAACGGCGGCGGTTCCGGAACCTTCCGGCTGCATGTTAGCGGGCTTCGCGGGATTGATGCTGGCCGGCACGGCTGTGGGCCGCCGGCACCACGTCAATCTGCAAAGCAGTTAGAGATTCAGCGTGGCCGCCTGGCAAGGATTGCCTCGCCGGGCGGCGCACGCCTTTTTAACCGATCACACAGACGCCTTTGCTTCTGAGGAGTTTTAACCATGCGATGTTCTTTTTACTTGATGCTGGCTGCCGCAATTGTGTGTTTAGCTTGGCCGGCGCCTGCGCGCGCAGTGTACGATGTTTCGCCCCGGCTCATTGATTTTCCCACGGGAGATCGATTGGCAACTTACGGCTATGACGATGCCGGCGACACCGGTGGCGGCAATCCGATTTACTTGACAACCAATCCCAACCGCGTGTTTTCCTATTTCTTCGGCGATTTCAGCGATCCGTACTTTGACGAAGATCCTGGCACGCACGCATTGGCCACCACCAGCGGATATACTCCCAGCAATCTGCCAACGGGGAGCTGGATGTCGTTTGATGTAATGAGCGACTTGCAATACTGGAGCGGCAACGGTCCTGTTTCGTTCGGCAACGTGCCCGCCGGCGAAACGCTACAGATGTACTTGCCCGGTTCGCTGCCGGGGCAAAAACTGGGTTCGGTTACGATTGGAACCGGCGCCGGATTTCAAGCGGGCTTTCCCATTCAGAATATCGATGCCAACGGCGGCATGCACAAGCACATGTGGACGGAACTGCAAGCAGGCACAAATTCTACACCTGCCGACGGCATTTATCTGTTTGAGATGCGCGACAAATTATTGGAATCGGACGAACAAACGCCGTATCCGGGCGTGGCGCCATCGTTGCCGTTTTTTGTGCTGTTTGACAACAACGAAAGCCTGGCGACATTTCAGGAGGCCCAAAATTGGGTGACGGCCAATTTGGTTCCGTTCGGCGATTTCAATCGCGATGGGAAAGTCGACGCCGCGGATATTCCGGTGATGGAAAGCGCTCTGACAAACTTGGGGGCTTATCAGTCAGCCAACCATTTAACCACTTTCGAACTGCTGGCCTTCGGCGACATCAACAGCGATGGTAAAATTACGAATGCCGACATGCAGGCTTTGCTGGATTTATTCAATACCGGTCAAGCGATCGCGCTGATACCGGAGCCGGCTTCGCTGGTCCTCTTGGCAGTCGGAGGCATAATTCTTGGTCTAAGCCATCCTCGATTCAAACTGACCCGCTGCCTAGTTTTCCACGAAATTTTTTTGCCGCCCGATTCGACATCGCAGGCGGATTTCAACTAAAATCGAAGCTGTTGTAACGGCCATTCTCGGGGAGGGACTTTGTGACACGCTTCATTTGCCGGCAGCGGTGCTTTTGCCTTGCGGCCCGCGGTTGCTGCGCGCTGGCGATTTTCGCTGCCGCCGTTCAAACTGTCGCCCTTCAAACAGCCATCCTGCAAACAGTCGCCGTTCAAACGGCACTTGCTGCGGACGATGCGGAATCAACGCAGCCTGGTAGGCAGTCAACCCCGCCCGGTTCAGAATCAACTCAACCCAATTCGCAATCCACGCAGCCCGTGCCGCCTGCCACCGCCGACAAGTGGCCGGTCAACGTGAATCCGGCCCTGCCCAACATTCCCGATCGCACGTTTAATCTGCAAGATTTTGGCGCCGTTGGCGACGGAAAAACGTGGAACACCAAAACATTTGAAGACGCTATCGCCAAAGTGAAAGAATCCGGCGGCGGCCGCTTGGTGGTGCCCAAAGGGGTTTATCGCACCATGCCGTTCACGCTGTGCAGCCAGTTAGATTTGCACCTCGAAGAAGATGCGGTCATCCAAGCGCCCGACACCTTTGCCGATTACGACATTCCCGAGCCTGAAACGCTGACCAGCCAGGCGGAAGTGCGGGAAAAAGTGAAAGTGCCGCCGCCGCTCATCTCCGGGAAAGATTTGCACGACGTGGCGCTGACCGGCACGGGCGTCATCGACGGATCGGGAGCCATTTGGTGGGCCTGGACCGAACGGGCCACGCGAACTCAGCCGGGCCGCCTGGTTTATCCGCGGCCCAAATTGATTTCGATCAACGGCTGCGAGCGGCTGCACGTGGCTGGCATTACCATTCGCAACTCGCCGAATTTTCATCTCGTGCCTATCAAAGTGACCGATTTGCTGATCGAGAACGTGAAAGTGCAATCGCCGGCCACGGCACAAAACACCGACGCCATCGATCCTTCCAATTGCAGCAACGTGCTCATTCGGAATTGCGAAATTGACGTGGGAGACGACAACATTGTCATCAAAAGCGGCGGGCATGATATTTTGATTGAAGATTGCCGCATTTTGCACGGACATGGCATTTCCATCGGCAGTGGCACGACCGACGGCGTTCGCAACATGCTGGTGCGCCGCTGCACGATGGAGCACACCGACAACGGCATTCGTATTAAATCGATGCGCGGAGCGGGTGGACCGGTGGAGCACATTCGTTACGAAGACATTGACATGAAAGACGTGCACTACGCCTTCGTGTTCGACCTGTTGTACATGGACGACAACCGGCCGAACTTCCGCGGCGAGAAGAACAAAATTCCCAGCCTGCACGATATCGAAGTCTGCAACGTGAATGTCGAAAGCGCCCAAGACGCAGGCCGCATTTGGGGACTGCCGGAAAGCCCCATCCGCGGCATCACTTTCCGCAACGTGCAAATTACAGCCAAGACCGATTTCACGCAGAAAGACGCCCAGGACATTGTGTTTGAGAATGTAACCCGGCACATTAAAACCGCCGACAGAAACGCTCACGAATCGAGCGACGATCAACCGGCCACGACACAGCCCGCCAAGTAAGTCGGCCTAAAATCCACACCGCTCACGTTTTGCAAGACTGATCGGGTATGATGGGGGGGGATGGATACAAAAACCTGGATAGGATTGAGCGTGGTTCTCCTGCTCATCGGGCTGTACCCGCTGCTGGCCATTGTGTTTGATTGGCCCATGAAATGGCGCAGTGTACGTACCGGAAGGGAAACATACTCAATGTCTGTAGCGGGCAAGCTTGCGGCCACAGTGCTTCCACTTATCATTGTTTTCTGGGGAATTGCGAGCACTGGCAAGGTTTGGCCGATTGGCTATGTGATTGGCATTTCGCTGACAATCTTTGCCGCTGTCGCAATAGCGCACGACGTGCATCAGCAGACTTAACAGCGCCCCATCGTCTGCATCTTCTTGAATCGGGGCAGTCTCGATATCAAACGAGACATCCGTGCTGAAACGAATCGGATCGGTCCCATCAACGACTGAAACCGTTTGGACGACGCAATCATTACAAAGGTCGTCTGCATTGGCTTCCGCCATAACGATCGTTACTGTTGGGACGGTGAGATCTGCAGGGCCGTGTAAATTCGCGGATCGGTCAGCGAATCGGCAATCAATGCGGCGCCGGTAAAATCGTGCTGAGCACTGGGGCCGTTGGGTACCGCGACGGCAAACGCGCCAGCGGCGACGGCAGCGCGGCAACCGTTTTGGCTGTCTTCAAACACCATCATCTCCGCCGGCGGAATGCCGAATTGCTGCGCTGCTTGCAAATAAATTTCCGGATGGGGCTTGCCGTGCGTGACGTTTTCGCACGTCAAAACGAACGCAAAGCGCGGCTCCAATTGAAATCGGCCTAAAATGTTGCGGGTGAACTTCCGCCCGCTGCTGGTGGCGATGGCTTTGGGTATGCCGGCCGTTTCCAGCGCCGCCAGCAATGCTTTGGCGCCGGGCATGAATTCCAGCCGCTCGTCCAGAATTTCTGCAAACACAACTTCGGTTTCGGCCAACAAAATCTCGACCGTGGCATCCAGTGCGTGCCAATCGATCATCAACTGCAAAGCCACCGGCTGCGGACGACCCATAATTTGCTGCAGGAGCTCCGGCGGAAAATCCTTCCCACGCCGCCCCAGCAATTCCACACCCACAAAGTTGTACAGTTCTTCCGTGTTGAACAGCAGGCCGTCCAAATCGAACACGACGGCTTGAAATCGTTGGCTAGAAGGCATTGCGGGCCAGTGTCACCAAGGTTCTACAGCGAAGCAAACACGGGCGGCTCGCCGGCGGCAAAGTTACGACCGAGCTATGCTAAACTTCGGCCGCGACCGCCGGCAAGGGTCCAGTGGCATCTACCGCAGCGGGCTTCGATTTGATTTCGACAATTTTTAACTGTCTTTCGCTCTGCTTGCGGCGCTGAATTTTCCGCACCGGTTGGATCACGTGACGATACGCGCCCAGCAGGGCTTTTCCCGAGGCTTTTCCCGTTTCGATCATTAACCGGCTGATGGGGTACGTGTTGGTCGCCCAGCGGGCCGTGGCATCGGACAAGGGCCCCAGAAAATCGACGGTCCAGCGGTCAGCCCGCGAAAAAAAGTCTTTCAGCAGCAAATATCGCAGCAATTGGCCGGGAGAAAATTGTGCGAACTCGTCATCGAAGCCGACCTTGGGCGTGTAGTACACGCCATGCACCGCCCAACCATATTCAAAGGCGATGGCTTTGCCTTGATAGCGCAAAAAGGCCAATTCCAAAGAGCCCCATTGTGCTAAGCGGGCAGCCTGACGCAGATAGAAGCTGCGCATCGCCGGATTGGCCAGCACAGAGCTGCCTTCCTGGCCTTTCCAACTCCGGTGTTCCACCTCGAAGCCTTCATTTAGCAACGCTTCTAGTTCCGACGACGAATGGGGCCGGCGCAAATCCAATTCCACGCCGCCGGCTTCTTCCGCCCGCCGGAAGGCCTTGCGCATGTGGCGACGATGGTTGCCGCTCCACGCCGCTTCGTAAGCATCCCAATTACGATTGAGCTTATTGACAATTTCGACCGTGCCGAAGCGGTGGCATTCCGATTCTGCATGGCCTAAGCCGGCCGCATCCAGCGCCGCTAGCAAATGTTGCCAGCGCGGCGCTTCGATAGGCACCGCGTCGAAGCGTAAGAGGGGCCACGGCAAGCGACGAATTTCCGCCGCCAATAGCGCCAGTGCGCCGGTCACATCGCAGGTTAAATCCAGCAGCAAATCGCCGGCCCAGCACCAAGTATTGCACGGCAGCGCTCCCACGTTTATCGTCCGTGCCATCCGGCGCTGCATCAGCGGCAACGCGGCCACCAATTCGCCATCTTGCTCCACCGCCAAGGCCACGCACTTTGCTTGCGGCGCGAATTGCTCCAGCCAGTCGAAAATTAAAGCGCTGCTCCCCGTGGGAAGCACGCCTTCCGTTCGCTGCCATAAATCGTCCCATTGCTCGGCGCTGGCACGCCAGGCGGAAAGCGAATCGAAGCGAACCAAATGCGGTGCGGCCATGGAGGTTCCTGAGCGGTAAAAGGGGGATATACAAACATGGCACAAGCGGGGGAAAAGTCCAAAAGTACGAAGGTGTTGCAGGGGCCGTTTTTCGGCTTCCCGCAAAATATTTTTGGCGGTTTGACTTTGAAGATTTTTCAGCCGG encodes the following:
- a CDS encoding archease, giving the protein MYEVFAHTADIGLRARAATLEELFCESATGLFALIVSNLDEVQAREEVQFTLTGRAAQYDFLLFDWLNELLYTFDSRRLVLSKFSVQLSSAGLQATAWGEPLDPARHQLEHEVKAITYHGLKVVSEGSSWLAEVIVDI
- a CDS encoding glycoside hydrolase family 28 protein; translated protein: MPPATADKWPVNVNPALPNIPDRTFNLQDFGAVGDGKTWNTKTFEDAIAKVKESGGGRLVVPKGVYRTMPFTLCSQLDLHLEEDAVIQAPDTFADYDIPEPETLTSQAEVREKVKVPPPLISGKDLHDVALTGTGVIDGSGAIWWAWTERATRTQPGRLVYPRPKLISINGCERLHVAGITIRNSPNFHLVPIKVTDLLIENVKVQSPATAQNTDAIDPSNCSNVLIRNCEIDVGDDNIVIKSGGHDILIEDCRILHGHGISIGSGTTDGVRNMLVRRCTMEHTDNGIRIKSMRGAGGPVEHIRYEDIDMKDVHYAFVFDLLYMDDNRPNFRGEKNKIPSLHDIEVCNVNVESAQDAGRIWGLPESPIRGITFRNVQITAKTDFTQKDAQDIVFENVTRHIKTADRNAHESSDDQPATTQPAK
- a CDS encoding dockerin type I repeat-containing protein, producing the protein MRCSFYLMLAAAIVCLAWPAPARAVYDVSPRLIDFPTGDRLATYGYDDAGDTGGGNPIYLTTNPNRVFSYFFGDFSDPYFDEDPGTHALATTSGYTPSNLPTGSWMSFDVMSDLQYWSGNGPVSFGNVPAGETLQMYLPGSLPGQKLGSVTIGTGAGFQAGFPIQNIDANGGMHKHMWTELQAGTNSTPADGIYLFEMRDKLLESDEQTPYPGVAPSLPFFVLFDNNESLATFQEAQNWVTANLVPFGDFNRDGKVDAADIPVMESALTNLGAYQSANHLTTFELLAFGDINSDGKITNADMQALLDLFNTGQAIALIPEPASLVLLAVGGIILGLSHPRFKLTRCLVFHEIFLPPDSTSQADFN
- a CDS encoding GNAT family N-acetyltransferase: MAAPHLVRFDSLSAWRASAEQWDDLWQRTEGVLPTGSSALIFDWLEQFAPQAKCVALAVEQDGELVAALPLMQRRMARTINVGALPCNTWCWAGDLLLDLTCDVTGALALLAAEIRRLPWPLLRFDAVPIEAPRWQHLLAALDAAGLGHAESECHRFGTVEIVNKLNRNWDAYEAAWSGNHRRHMRKAFRRAEEAGGVELDLRRPHSSSELEALLNEGFEVEHRSWKGQEGSSVLANPAMRSFYLRQAARLAQWGSLELAFLRYQGKAIAFEYGWAVHGVYYTPKVGFDDEFAQFSPGQLLRYLLLKDFFSRADRWTVDFLGPLSDATARWATNTYPISRLMIETGKASGKALLGAYRHVIQPVRKIQRRKQSERQLKIVEIKSKPAAVDATGPLPAVAAEV
- a CDS encoding DUF1559 domain-containing protein, which produces MNAQLPARGSARLGFTLVELLVVIAIIGILIALLLPAVQSTREAARRAQCSSNMRQVGLAMRQFCDVHHGQWPLETGSAGVNSDPTTGLYTNCWIYTITPFMEDVDAIRICPDDPNGDARRAAKMTSYVLNDYLSTEAPPGQQFLNAWKLKASSKTIVMFEASNANAVDLTKDHIDCYKWLLKSTILQGQVWDKITGDVQVDRHGGMNYLPLNNNDPRRIGGGGANYLYADGHVDFVSEVQVFTWANSLFNFAIPPDN
- a CDS encoding HAD family phosphatase, whose amino-acid sequence is MPSSQRFQAVVFDLDGLLFNTEELYNFVGVELLGRRGKDFPPELLQQIMGRPQPVALQLMIDWHALDATVEILLAETEVVFAEILDERLEFMPGAKALLAALETAGIPKAIATSSGRKFTRNILGRFQLEPRFAFVLTCENVTHGKPHPEIYLQAAQQFGIPPAEMMVFEDSQNGCRAAVAAGAFAVAVPNGPSAQHDFTGAALIADSLTDPRIYTALQISPSQQ
- a CDS encoding aldo/keto reductase, with the protein product MSYQPAESRYSSMRYNRCGRSGLKLPAVSLGLWHNFGGVDDFDNARKALLRAFDLGITHFDLANNYGPPPGSAESNFGKILNSELRAHRDEIIISTKAGYTMWPGPYGDWGTRKYLISSLDQSLKRLGLPYVDIFYHHRPDPSTPLEETMGALDHIVRSGRALYVGVSNYKPTEMREALKILSSLGTPCIIHQPKYNMFERWVEDELLDLLAAEGVGCIAFSPLAQGLLSDKYLGGIPAGSRASKPHGFLKPEHLTDEKLSKGRALNDIAQKRGQTLAQLALAWVLRDPAMTSAVIGASRVEHIEAAVAALDHLNFTDQELSTIDNILRR